A region from the Armatimonadota bacterium genome encodes:
- a CDS encoding aminoglycoside phosphotransferase family protein, with translation MNVEEGLARNIVDIHGETGAEWVSRVPSLLAEIGKRWSLTFSAPFPNLSYNYVAPVTLPDGAHAVLKLGVPDRERLAEFAALPHYGPAMVRVLASDATLGALLLERLEPGEPLSSLTESGRDDDATIIAAHVMRALWQPAPVGLTVPTVSAWATGFAKLRERYDGGTGPLPLDFVEQAERDFAELIAAEPAVLLHGDLHHGNVLSAGRSPWIAIDPKGLVGQRGYDAGNFLRSYVETLANPARALKRRMDILSDELGMERETLRRWAIAQAVLSAWWSIEDHGDGWQGAIEVARVLAGMGG, from the coding sequence ATGAACGTTGAAGAAGGTTTGGCGCGCAACATCGTCGACATTCATGGAGAGACCGGGGCAGAATGGGTCAGCCGGGTGCCGTCTCTCCTCGCGGAGATTGGCAAGCGCTGGTCGCTCACGTTCAGTGCTCCGTTCCCCAACTTGTCCTACAACTACGTCGCGCCGGTAACGCTTCCGGACGGCGCACACGCCGTGCTCAAGCTGGGCGTGCCGGACCGGGAACGCCTGGCTGAATTCGCCGCCCTGCCGCACTACGGCCCGGCGATGGTGCGGGTTCTGGCTTCGGACGCCACCCTCGGAGCGCTGCTCCTGGAACGCCTCGAGCCCGGCGAACCGCTCTCCAGCCTCACGGAGTCGGGAAGGGATGACGACGCGACCATCATCGCGGCCCACGTGATGCGCGCGCTCTGGCAGCCCGCCCCGGTCGGCCTGACTGTCCCCACCGTGAGCGCCTGGGCCACGGGATTCGCGAAGCTGCGGGAACGTTACGATGGCGGAACCGGGCCGCTGCCATTGGATTTCGTGGAGCAGGCCGAACGTGATTTCGCCGAACTGATCGCCGCCGAACCTGCCGTCCTCTTGCACGGCGATCTGCACCACGGGAACGTCCTCTCGGCGGGGCGGTCGCCCTGGATCGCCATCGATCCGAAGGGCCTCGTTGGCCAGCGCGGTTACGATGCGGGCAATTTTCTGCGAAGCTACGTCGAAACGCTGGCGAACCCCGCCCGCGCGCTCAAGCGCCGGATGGACATCCTCTCGGACGAACTGGGTATGGAACGCGAGACGCTTCGGCGCTGGGCCATCGCCCAGGCGGTCCTGTCCGCGTGGTGGAGCATCGAGGACCACGGTGACGGCTGGCAGGGGGCTATCGAGGTGGCGCGGGTACTCGCGGGGATGGGTGGATGA
- a CDS encoding radical SAM protein: MHAKLILPALTEAHSPFFRPVKYSLFPPLGLATLAAYLDDADEIQICDEHVEKLELNDRPDLVAIQVYITSARRAYEIADHYRAQGVHVALGGLHVTSLPDEAARHADTVFLGPGDDTWPAFLADFRAGRPGKVYRSTVRTLDGAPRPRRDLIRRNLYLVPNSIVVSRGCPHTCDFCYKESFFAGGRSFYTQAVDAALEEIAGLPGRHLYFLDDHLFGDRRFASALFAGMRGAGRVWQAAGTVQTLLEPGLLEQAVACGLRSLFVGFETLNAENLREQHKYQNLKRDYDEAVRRLHDLGVMVNASFVFGLDHDDAEVFDRTVEWAVGQGIETATFHVLTPYPGTATWCRMVAQGRILHRDWDLYDTRHAVFRPAGMDAGTLERGYWRAYRDFYRWGAILKGAGAHERWADRLRHAIYAGGWKKCEPIWDLLIRARRVSTLLPALERLLGGASGVPNTVRRGEANKRSDRVKVRVTD; this comes from the coding sequence TTGCACGCAAAACTGATCCTGCCAGCGCTAACTGAAGCGCATAGCCCTTTCTTTCGGCCGGTCAAATACTCCCTGTTTCCGCCACTTGGACTCGCGACACTGGCGGCCTACCTGGATGATGCAGACGAAATCCAAATTTGCGATGAGCATGTCGAGAAGCTGGAACTGAACGACAGGCCCGACCTGGTTGCGATCCAGGTCTATATCACTTCCGCCCGGCGCGCGTACGAGATCGCCGACCACTATCGCGCGCAGGGGGTCCATGTGGCTCTTGGTGGCCTGCACGTTACCTCCCTGCCGGATGAGGCGGCCCGCCACGCCGACACCGTCTTCCTCGGGCCCGGCGACGATACCTGGCCGGCCTTCCTGGCCGATTTTCGCGCGGGCCGCCCAGGCAAGGTGTACCGGTCGACCGTGCGAACGTTGGATGGGGCCCCGCGGCCCCGGCGCGACCTCATCCGCCGCAATCTCTACCTTGTGCCCAACTCCATCGTCGTATCCCGCGGTTGTCCGCATACGTGCGATTTCTGCTACAAGGAGTCGTTCTTCGCCGGCGGTCGGTCGTTCTACACACAGGCCGTCGATGCGGCGTTGGAGGAGATCGCCGGCCTGCCCGGCCGCCATCTGTACTTTCTGGACGACCACCTGTTTGGCGATCGCCGCTTCGCCTCGGCACTGTTCGCGGGCATGCGCGGCGCGGGCCGGGTCTGGCAGGCGGCGGGAACCGTGCAGACCCTTCTGGAGCCTGGACTGCTGGAGCAGGCGGTCGCCTGCGGCCTCAGAAGCCTGTTCGTCGGCTTTGAAACACTCAACGCGGAGAACCTGCGCGAACAGCACAAATACCAGAACCTCAAGCGGGACTATGATGAGGCCGTCCGCCGGTTGCACGATCTTGGCGTGATGGTCAACGCATCGTTCGTGTTCGGCCTCGACCATGACGACGCGGAAGTGTTCGACCGCACTGTGGAGTGGGCGGTTGGGCAGGGAATCGAGACTGCGACGTTTCACGTCCTGACTCCTTACCCGGGCACCGCGACCTGGTGTCGTATGGTCGCGCAGGGCCGTATCCTGCATCGTGATTGGGACCTGTATGATACCCGTCACGCCGTGTTTCGGCCGGCGGGAATGGACGCCGGCACATTGGAGCGTGGATACTGGAGGGCGTACCGCGATTTCTACCGATGGGGCGCTATCCTGAAGGGGGCCGGCGCTCACGAACGGTGGGCCGATAGACTGCGCCACGCCATCTATGCCGGCGGCTGGAAGAAGTGCGAGCCCATATGGGATTTGCTGATCCGGGCGCGGCGTGTTTCCACCTTGCTACCGGCGCTGGAGAGATTACTGGGTGGCGCATCGGGTGTTCCGAATACGGTCCGCCGAGGCGAAGCCAACAAGAGATCAGACAGGGTGAAAGTGCGTGTCACCGACTGA
- a CDS encoding ThuA domain-containing protein — protein sequence MANKIRVLVWDENPGHAPKAIYPENIRGAVAEGLRALGGDGIVVKTANLDDPNQGITAEALADTDVLLWWAHVRHSQVSDETVAIVKKAVRENGMGFIALHSAHYSKTFGAILEAPGHLKGGWRENEPPEVEEITVCAPKHPIAAGVDDFVLDGEEMYGAPFAVPPPSVVVLQSYFPFGGEYFPSGACWTVGKGIDPDFTSGPGKGVGQGEGIGRVFYFRPGHESVPTFFNQNVRKILYNAVKWCAKK from the coding sequence ATGGCAAACAAGATTCGCGTATTGGTCTGGGATGAGAACCCCGGCCACGCGCCTAAGGCGATCTACCCTGAAAACATCCGCGGCGCTGTGGCCGAAGGCCTTCGCGCACTCGGCGGAGACGGAATCGTGGTCAAGACCGCCAACCTTGATGACCCGAACCAGGGCATCACAGCCGAAGCGCTCGCTGACACCGATGTCCTCCTCTGGTGGGCGCACGTCCGCCATTCGCAGGTAAGCGATGAGACCGTGGCGATCGTGAAGAAGGCCGTCCGCGAGAACGGAATGGGCTTCATCGCGTTGCACTCCGCGCACTACTCGAAGACCTTTGGCGCCATTCTGGAAGCGCCCGGCCATCTGAAGGGCGGATGGCGCGAGAACGAGCCGCCGGAAGTGGAGGAGATCACCGTTTGCGCCCCGAAGCACCCCATCGCGGCCGGTGTGGACGACTTCGTGCTGGACGGTGAGGAGATGTACGGGGCGCCATTCGCCGTTCCACCGCCATCAGTGGTCGTCCTGCAGTCATACTTCCCGTTCGGAGGAGAGTATTTCCCCAGCGGTGCGTGCTGGACGGTGGGCAAAGGCATCGACCCTGACTTCACCTCAGGCCCCGGCAAGGGCGTTGGCCAGGGCGAAGGCATTGGGCGCGTCTTTTATTTCCGCCCCGGGCACGAGAGCGTTCCCACGTTCTTCAACCAGAACGTCCGGAAGATCCTGTATAACGCCGTGAAATGGTGCGCAAAGAAGTAG
- a CDS encoding guanine deaminase, with protein sequence MSPTDTTELTGLRGRMIHAPVYGALEEWRDGVVLWDGAGRIVDVGHAASLLPRHPDVRIDDMRPALVLPGLIDAHTHLPQYPAAGAGSGDLLPWLHRNIFPMERRFRAAEAEALAPLFFRDLAANGTTTAGIYLAVWEDSAEVCFQHAEAAGLRVSMGKVMMDDETYSDTAPTRVIDQSLEETDRLCRKWHGQDGGRIRYAVSPRFAVACSLALMRGAAEIAAWYDAGIQTHLSENIDELKAIADRFPDALDYTDVYARCGLLGPRTVMGHAIHLSDRERETLGVTGTRVAHCPTSNFYLASGMMALDALRTAGVAVGLGSDVAGGPDLNMWRVMRGAIETRNARSALTKGVAPLLARHAFHLATLGGAQALGVTDTAGSLAEGKEADILVVDPSAVAPPEAAVEAMDADEVLSLCVWRGDDRMTVAAYVRGRKLDVRSLNLEVG encoded by the coding sequence GTGTCACCGACTGACACAACCGAATTGACCGGCCTGCGCGGGCGCATGATCCACGCGCCGGTGTACGGCGCTCTGGAGGAGTGGCGCGACGGCGTCGTCCTGTGGGACGGCGCCGGGCGCATCGTGGACGTGGGGCACGCGGCGTCTCTCCTGCCGCGCCACCCCGATGTACGCATCGACGACATGCGCCCCGCGCTCGTATTGCCCGGCCTCATAGACGCCCACACGCACCTGCCGCAGTATCCCGCGGCGGGCGCCGGTTCGGGCGACCTCCTTCCCTGGCTTCACCGCAACATCTTCCCAATGGAACGCCGATTCCGCGCCGCTGAGGCGGAAGCCCTCGCGCCCCTTTTCTTCCGGGATTTGGCCGCCAATGGCACCACCACGGCGGGAATCTACCTCGCGGTCTGGGAAGACAGCGCCGAGGTGTGCTTTCAGCACGCGGAAGCCGCCGGATTGCGCGTCTCCATGGGCAAGGTGATGATGGATGACGAAACGTATTCCGACACCGCGCCCACCCGTGTCATCGACCAGAGCCTCGAGGAGACCGACCGACTGTGCCGCAAGTGGCATGGACAGGATGGCGGCCGCATTCGATATGCCGTCAGCCCCCGCTTCGCCGTGGCGTGCTCCCTGGCGCTGATGCGCGGCGCCGCCGAGATCGCGGCGTGGTATGACGCCGGCATTCAAACGCACCTTTCCGAGAATATCGATGAACTGAAGGCTATCGCAGATCGATTCCCGGATGCGCTGGACTACACCGACGTTTACGCCCGCTGCGGCCTGCTGGGACCCCGAACCGTGATGGGGCACGCTATCCATCTCTCCGACCGTGAGCGGGAAACCCTCGGCGTCACCGGCACACGGGTGGCGCACTGTCCGACCTCCAATTTCTATCTTGCGAGCGGGATGATGGCGCTCGATGCGCTGCGCACCGCCGGAGTTGCCGTAGGACTGGGGTCCGATGTGGCGGGCGGACCCGACCTCAATATGTGGCGCGTTATGCGCGGCGCCATCGAGACGAGGAACGCGCGGTCCGCGCTCACGAAAGGCGTCGCGCCATTGCTCGCGCGCCACGCTTTCCACCTCGCGACGCTCGGCGGGGCGCAGGCGCTGGGCGTTACGGATACAGCCGGCTCGCTGGCCGAAGGCAAGGAGGCGGATATACTGGTTGTGGATCCGTCGGCGGTTGCCCCGCCGGAGGCCGCGGTGGAGGCGATGGATGCGGACGAAGTGTTATCGCTGTGCGTCTGGCGCGGCGACGACCGCATGACGGTGGCTGCCTACGTACGCGGCCGGAAGCTGGACGTGAGAAGTTTGAACTTGGAGGTTGGATGA
- a CDS encoding D-glycerate dehydrogenase, which produces MDIFHSYVTREIPSAGLGLLLAAGSVETWQGDAPPPRAELLERMAESDALLCLLADCIDAEVMDAAPRLKVISNYAVGTDNIDVEAASERGICVCNTPGVLTDATADLTWALLMAAARRVVEGDALVRSGNWISWDPQLLLGQPLSQRTLGIVGLGRIGSAVARRAIGFDMRVLYTARHRNEGAEQQTGASYTDLETLLRESDFVSIHCPLTPQTRGMIGAPQLAMMKPTAVIVNTGRGPVVDQVSLVEALRERRLFSAGLDVYDVEPLPPEHPILKLENAVLLPHLGSADVPTRRNMARMAAEAIIDVMSGKMPAHLVNYDVWDHRR; this is translated from the coding sequence GTGGACATCTTTCATTCTTACGTAACGCGCGAGATACCTTCGGCCGGGCTGGGCTTGCTCCTCGCAGCGGGCAGCGTGGAGACCTGGCAAGGCGACGCCCCGCCCCCGCGCGCCGAATTGCTGGAGCGCATGGCCGAGTCCGATGCGCTGCTCTGCCTGCTGGCGGACTGCATCGACGCCGAGGTCATGGACGCCGCCCCGCGCCTGAAAGTCATCAGTAACTACGCCGTCGGCACCGACAATATCGACGTGGAAGCCGCATCGGAACGCGGCATTTGCGTCTGCAACACTCCCGGCGTTCTGACGGACGCGACAGCCGATCTCACCTGGGCACTCCTGATGGCGGCCGCGCGCCGCGTTGTGGAGGGCGACGCCCTCGTCCGCTCCGGCAACTGGATATCGTGGGATCCACAGCTCCTTCTGGGCCAGCCCTTGTCGCAGCGCACGCTGGGAATCGTCGGTCTGGGGCGCATCGGTTCCGCGGTCGCCAGACGCGCCATTGGATTCGATATGCGAGTGCTCTATACCGCGCGCCATCGCAACGAGGGGGCGGAGCAGCAGACCGGCGCCTCTTACACCGATCTGGAAACGCTGCTCCGAGAGAGCGATTTCGTCTCCATCCACTGTCCGCTCACCCCGCAGACCCGGGGGATGATCGGCGCGCCCCAACTCGCGATGATGAAGCCGACGGCCGTCATTGTGAATACTGGGCGCGGGCCGGTGGTGGACCAGGTGTCGCTGGTTGAAGCGCTGAGGGAACGCCGACTGTTCTCCGCGGGGTTGGATGTGTACGACGTGGAGCCGCTGCCACCGGAACACCCGATTCTCAAGCTCGAAAACGCCGTACTGCTCCCTCATCTGGGTTCAGCGGACGTGCCGACACGCCGGAATATGGCGCGGATGGCGGCGGAGGCAATCATCGACGTGATGTCCGGCAAGATGCCCGCACACCTCGTCAATTACGACGTCTGGGACCATCGGCGATAG
- a CDS encoding lysoplasmalogenase — MVRKEVVALGNQETGKLKRRFPVSSFPRLLLMLLAAGAGWAYVAGIGGTWSVALKVTPVMCLAAIVGRRSPLICLGLAASAVGDALLDLGRFLPGVGAFMLAHALYISAFIKADRSLRPGYAAPFIVWGAIAFFAILPALGGMTLPVALYLTVICAMMWRSAAQAWPSTNHPLAWIGLLGAVLFGASDTLIALAQWRLGFSAPGIAIMALYWGGQALIAAWARFPFIHPSPRVPAPPR, encoded by the coding sequence ATGGTGCGCAAAGAAGTAGTGGCACTGGGGAATCAGGAAACCGGGAAACTCAAGCGCAGATTCCCGGTTTCCTCGTTTCCGCGTTTGCTTCTGATGCTGCTCGCGGCCGGCGCAGGTTGGGCTTATGTGGCGGGAATCGGTGGAACGTGGAGCGTTGCGCTGAAGGTGACTCCGGTGATGTGCCTGGCGGCCATCGTCGGGCGAAGATCACCGCTCATATGCCTGGGACTTGCGGCCTCCGCCGTCGGTGATGCCTTGCTGGATTTGGGCCGGTTCCTTCCCGGCGTCGGCGCCTTCATGCTGGCACACGCTTTGTATATCAGCGCCTTCATAAAAGCCGACCGCAGTCTCCGGCCCGGGTATGCGGCGCCGTTCATAGTGTGGGGCGCGATCGCCTTCTTCGCCATCCTGCCGGCTCTGGGCGGGATGACCCTCCCCGTGGCGCTCTACCTGACGGTCATCTGCGCGATGATGTGGAGATCCGCCGCGCAGGCGTGGCCATCGACGAACCATCCCCTGGCGTGGATCGGCTTGCTGGGGGCGGTATTGTTTGGGGCCAGTGACACGCTTATAGCGCTCGCCCAGTGGAGGCTGGGCTTCTCCGCACCGGGCATCGCAATCATGGCGCTCTACTGGGGTGGCCAGGCGCTCATCGCCGCGTGGGCGCGGTTCCCATTCATCCACCCATCCCCGCGAGTACCCGCGCCACCTCGATAG
- a CDS encoding TatD family hydrolase yields MLIDTHAHIQAAEYDDDRDQVLQRSIEAGVERIIAIGADMPSSRAAVSLAERWPGIVATIGVHPHDAKSFTDADLNELKTLAARPRVRAIGEIGLDYHYDFSPRAVQKTCFESQASLAATCGLPVVVHTREAEDDVYAVLKAALADNGPAEGGGKGRVGPVLMHCFLGDITWARKWLDLGCYLGIGGAVTFKKMEALREAVSFIPMDRLLLETDCPYMTPHPHRGQRNEPAFTALVADAVAGAKGLPIEAVAEATSANAYAVFGEW; encoded by the coding sequence TTGCTGATAGATACCCACGCGCACATCCAGGCAGCCGAGTATGATGATGACCGCGACCAGGTCCTGCAAAGGTCAATCGAGGCCGGAGTGGAGCGCATCATCGCCATCGGAGCCGACATGCCGTCCAGCCGCGCCGCCGTGTCGCTCGCGGAACGCTGGCCCGGCATCGTCGCCACCATCGGTGTGCACCCGCACGATGCGAAATCGTTCACCGACGCCGACTTGAACGAACTCAAGACCCTGGCCGCTCGTCCAAGGGTTCGCGCGATCGGAGAGATCGGGCTGGACTACCATTACGACTTCTCGCCTCGCGCGGTACAGAAGACGTGTTTTGAGAGCCAGGCGAGCCTCGCCGCAACCTGCGGCTTGCCGGTGGTGGTTCACACGCGCGAGGCGGAGGACGACGTGTATGCTGTGCTGAAGGCGGCGCTGGCTGACAACGGTCCCGCGGAGGGCGGCGGGAAGGGGCGGGTAGGCCCCGTGTTAATGCACTGCTTCCTTGGCGACATAACCTGGGCGCGCAAATGGCTGGACCTGGGCTGTTACCTGGGCATCGGCGGCGCGGTGACATTCAAGAAGATGGAAGCCCTCCGCGAAGCGGTGAGCTTTATTCCCATGGACCGATTGCTGCTGGAAACCGACTGCCCCTACATGACGCCCCATCCGCACCGTGGCCAGCGCAATGAACCGGCCTTTACCGCGCTCGTTGCGGATGCCGTCGCGGGTGCGAAGGGCCTTCCGATAGAAGCCGTGGCCGAGGCCACCTCGGCAAACGCCTACGCGGTGTTTGGGGAGTGGTGA
- a CDS encoding M3 family metallopeptidase: MTTRIDRIGVALAAALLAGASLAQTAFQPIPPEDQPKYRFDFKKNFFPNDAAFQKAVKQLGTDVAEIEKFKGKVTDSPRNLYRATKLSDDFGVLFGRVYVYQYLQYAINTKNTGPRDRAAELETRIIPRLAFLVTETQKLTPAQLDKYVKAYPPLKPYKYAISEALRSKPHTLSLKEEELLGKTANLMTKWQEDQYDLLLDRYAWGKVKDTDGRELDVRQDAQQIGNSKSREVRKEGYEKGLAGFQAQRDLFAFDLINRVTTRNKLAQIRGFKNNPDSRYFDMHLSYADVDTAFNQILERGALRKRLQEMQRARVKSFTGYDTVHSYDMSLVPPGVDRPRFTIAKGTQEIEDSTRYLGKEWNNELHKLLDPANGRLDIVAGPNRVPGAFTYPMQRGESPFFSYGYEGYLQDVSTLAHESGHAVHMSLMNNAGVLPSNMGGPSYFTESYAILDEIVLSDKLYREEQDPGRKVYYLEQLLSQMMSFYSNVRIAAIEKTVYEKVDKGQVKTADDLDKITHDIGAKVSIWHDLEPDTNALWEQVEHYYRSGTQYENYVFADLLAQTYFTMYQKDPAGFAKRFTALERNGFNDTPANLLKKFMGINMRDPKTYAAVFQTHEKYLNDLEDLYKKVPVQKMPAE; this comes from the coding sequence ATGACAACGCGCATTGATCGCATCGGTGTGGCCCTGGCGGCCGCCTTGCTGGCGGGCGCATCGCTCGCCCAGACTGCCTTCCAGCCCATCCCCCCGGAAGACCAGCCCAAATATCGCTTCGATTTCAAGAAGAACTTCTTCCCCAATGACGCCGCCTTTCAGAAGGCCGTGAAACAGCTGGGGACTGACGTTGCGGAGATCGAGAAATTCAAGGGCAAGGTCACCGACTCGCCCCGGAACCTGTACCGCGCCACGAAACTCAGCGACGATTTTGGCGTGCTGTTCGGCCGTGTGTACGTGTATCAGTACCTCCAATACGCCATCAACACGAAAAACACCGGGCCTCGAGACCGCGCCGCCGAACTGGAGACGCGCATCATCCCGCGCCTGGCATTTCTCGTGACCGAGACTCAGAAACTCACGCCCGCGCAACTGGACAAGTATGTGAAGGCGTATCCGCCTCTGAAGCCGTACAAATACGCGATCTCCGAGGCGCTCCGCTCAAAGCCGCATACCCTGAGCCTGAAGGAAGAGGAGTTGCTGGGAAAGACTGCCAACCTGATGACCAAATGGCAGGAAGATCAGTATGACCTCCTGCTGGACCGCTACGCATGGGGGAAGGTCAAGGACACCGATGGCCGGGAACTGGATGTGCGCCAGGACGCCCAGCAGATCGGGAACAGCAAGAGTCGAGAGGTTCGCAAAGAGGGCTATGAAAAGGGACTGGCCGGGTTCCAGGCGCAGCGCGACCTTTTCGCCTTCGACCTTATCAACCGCGTAACCACGCGCAACAAACTCGCCCAGATTCGCGGGTTCAAGAACAACCCGGACAGCCGCTACTTTGACATGCACCTGTCGTACGCCGATGTGGACACGGCGTTCAACCAGATTCTGGAAAGAGGCGCCCTACGCAAACGGTTGCAGGAAATGCAGCGCGCACGCGTGAAGTCATTCACCGGTTATGACACGGTCCACTCCTACGACATGTCGCTCGTGCCGCCGGGCGTTGACCGTCCCCGCTTCACCATCGCGAAGGGAACGCAGGAAATCGAGGACTCAACGCGATACCTTGGCAAAGAGTGGAACAACGAGCTTCACAAGCTGCTTGATCCGGCAAACGGCCGCCTGGACATCGTCGCCGGTCCGAACCGCGTGCCCGGCGCGTTCACCTATCCCATGCAACGTGGGGAAAGCCCGTTCTTCTCGTATGGTTATGAAGGCTACCTTCAGGATGTCAGCACGCTGGCCCACGAAAGCGGCCACGCGGTCCATATGAGCCTCATGAACAACGCGGGCGTGCTGCCGTCGAACATGGGTGGCCCGTCGTACTTCACCGAGAGCTACGCGATCCTCGATGAGATCGTGCTGAGCGACAAACTCTATCGCGAAGAGCAGGACCCGGGGCGCAAGGTCTACTACCTCGAACAACTGCTGTCCCAGATGATGTCGTTCTACAGCAACGTTCGCATCGCGGCCATCGAGAAAACGGTCTACGAGAAGGTCGACAAGGGCCAGGTAAAGACCGCCGACGACCTGGACAAGATAACCCATGACATCGGGGCCAAGGTTTCCATCTGGCACGATCTTGAGCCCGACACCAACGCGCTCTGGGAACAGGTGGAGCATTACTATCGCTCCGGCACCCAGTACGAGAATTACGTGTTCGCCGACCTCCTTGCCCAGACCTACTTCACGATGTACCAGAAAGACCCGGCAGGATTCGCGAAGCGTTTCACCGCGCTCGAACGCAACGGCTTCAACGACACGCCCGCGAACCTGCTCAAGAAATTCATGGGCATCAACATGAGGGACCCCAAGACCTACGCCGCGGTGTTCCAGACGCACGAGAAGTACCTGAACGACCTGGAAGACCTGTACAAGAAGGTTCCCGTCCAGAAAATGCCGGCCGAATAG
- the galK gene encoding galactokinase: protein MTEERLTHVSAAFSRRFSGEPAFIARAPGRVNLIGEHTDYNDGFVMPCALSFDVLMAVRSRPDETVVLHSANFPGDASFPLDDIEKSGIKWAQYIKGVAWAMQEAGYPLRGADVALEGDVPVGSGLSSSAALEVAACLSLAHNSGHVIPGPEMAQICKRAENEFIGVPSGIMDQFISAVGQDGHALFLDCRDLSFEHIPFDPDAAGLAMVVADTSKHRGLTEGVYAKRVEECEEAVRLLKQFIPGMKNLRDVTFDEFQIHQPHLPDVIRCRARHVVSENARVLGAREALKAGVYEGLGALMNASHDSLVADYECAGPHLEAMVTASRSIPGVLGSRMTGAGFGGCTVTLLRKESLAQFMAEVPGLYQEAISVLPKESDLVPHLYAVSASGGARVL, encoded by the coding sequence ATGACAGAAGAACGCTTGACTCATGTTTCCGCCGCATTTTCGCGGCGTTTCTCCGGCGAACCAGCCTTCATAGCCCGCGCACCAGGCCGCGTCAACCTCATCGGTGAACACACGGACTACAACGATGGCTTTGTGATGCCGTGCGCGCTGTCCTTCGACGTGCTGATGGCGGTGCGATCGCGTCCCGACGAGACGGTCGTGTTGCACTCCGCCAATTTCCCCGGCGACGCATCGTTTCCGCTGGACGATATCGAGAAGAGTGGCATCAAATGGGCGCAATATATCAAAGGGGTGGCGTGGGCGATGCAGGAGGCCGGCTACCCGCTCCGCGGCGCGGACGTGGCGTTGGAAGGCGATGTGCCGGTCGGCAGCGGGCTCAGCAGCAGCGCCGCCCTGGAAGTCGCGGCGTGCCTCTCCCTCGCCCACAACTCAGGGCACGTGATTCCGGGCCCGGAGATGGCGCAGATATGCAAGCGGGCGGAAAACGAGTTTATCGGCGTTCCCAGCGGCATCATGGACCAGTTCATATCGGCGGTGGGGCAGGACGGCCATGCGCTTTTCCTGGATTGCCGCGACCTCTCCTTCGAGCACATTCCTTTCGATCCCGATGCGGCCGGCCTGGCGATGGTCGTCGCGGACACGAGCAAGCATCGCGGCCTGACGGAGGGGGTCTACGCAAAGCGCGTCGAAGAGTGCGAAGAAGCCGTTCGGCTGCTCAAGCAGTTCATACCGGGGATGAAGAACCTGCGGGACGTGACGTTTGATGAGTTCCAGATTCACCAGCCCCACCTGCCGGATGTGATCCGATGCCGGGCACGCCACGTGGTATCCGAGAACGCGCGGGTTCTCGGGGCTCGAGAGGCCCTGAAGGCGGGCGTGTATGAAGGTCTGGGCGCGCTGATGAACGCAAGCCACGACAGCCTGGTGGCCGACTACGAATGCGCCGGACCGCACCTCGAGGCGATGGTGACCGCGTCACGGAGCATACCGGGCGTGCTCGGCAGTCGCATGACAGGGGCCGGCTTTGGCGGCTGCACCGTGACGCTGCTCCGGAAGGAATCGCTGGCCCAGTTCATGGCCGAGGTTCCAGGCCTGTACCAGGAAGCGATCAGCGTTCTGCCAAAGGAAAGCGACCTGGTCCCGCACCTGTACGCCGTATCGGCCTCCGGCGGAGCGCGCGTGCTGTAG